In one window of Gossypium hirsutum isolate 1008001.06 chromosome A01, Gossypium_hirsutum_v2.1, whole genome shotgun sequence DNA:
- the LOC107917009 gene encoding indole-3-acetic acid-amido synthetase GH3.15 isoform X1, whose translation MTNAKQIQEEVLGQILKRNAATEYLSRYLHVKTDKKLFKMNVPIVTYEDIKPYIDRIANGEPSNILLAESVLEFFRSSGTSGGQPKLIPVNAETLKLLAVSSALLTAVMKKHFGNLDQAVKSLEFQFAKEETETPCGLKSKSCHNKHVQEQ comes from the exons ATGACCAATGCTAAGCAAATACAAGAAGAGGTATTAGGGCAAATACTAAAGAGAAATGCAGCAACTGAATATCTAAGTCGATACCTCCATGTTAAAACTGACAAGAAACTCTTCAAAATGAATGTGCCCATTGTTACCTATGAAGATATTAAGCCTTACATTGATAGGATTGCCAATGGGGAGCCATCAAATATCCTTTTAGCTGAATCTGTGTTGGAGTTCTTTCGAAG CAGCGGCACCTCAGGAGGACAGCCAAAGTTGATACCTGTCAACGCCGAAACTCTTAAACTATTGGCAGTTTCTTCTGCCCTGTTAACTGCTGTGATGAAAAA GCACTTCGGTAACCTAGACCAGGCAGTTAAAAGTCTGGAATTTCAGTTTGCCAAAGAAGAGACTGAAACTCCTTGTGGCCTCAAAAGCAAGAGCTGCCACAACAAGCATGTACAAGAACAATGA
- the LOC107917009 gene encoding indole-3-acetic acid-amido synthetase GH3.15 isoform X2 codes for MTNAKQIQEEVLGQILKRNAATEYLSRYLHVKTDKKLFKMNVPIVTYEDIKPYIDRIANGEPSNILLAESVLEFFRSGTSGGQPKLIPVNAETLKLLAVSSALLTAVMKKHFGNLDQAVKSLEFQFAKEETETPCGLKSKSCHNKHVQEQ; via the exons ATGACCAATGCTAAGCAAATACAAGAAGAGGTATTAGGGCAAATACTAAAGAGAAATGCAGCAACTGAATATCTAAGTCGATACCTCCATGTTAAAACTGACAAGAAACTCTTCAAAATGAATGTGCCCATTGTTACCTATGAAGATATTAAGCCTTACATTGATAGGATTGCCAATGGGGAGCCATCAAATATCCTTTTAGCTGAATCTGTGTTGGAGTTCTTTCGAAG CGGCACCTCAGGAGGACAGCCAAAGTTGATACCTGTCAACGCCGAAACTCTTAAACTATTGGCAGTTTCTTCTGCCCTGTTAACTGCTGTGATGAAAAA GCACTTCGGTAACCTAGACCAGGCAGTTAAAAGTCTGGAATTTCAGTTTGCCAAAGAAGAGACTGAAACTCCTTGTGGCCTCAAAAGCAAGAGCTGCCACAACAAGCATGTACAAGAACAATGA
- the LOC107917327 gene encoding indole-3-acetic acid-amido synthetase GH3.17-like, with translation MSQYVETLEFYIGGLPLVSNTLSLSQEVQFNYASQHEPLEKKNNNENIEPIDLVHVKLGQYYELLVTSYAGLYRYKVGDVLKVTGFHNNTPQFQFVGRQTCYTDTCSIPGHYVLFWELKAKQGNDSIELDQKIMEECCYRMEEALYYIYRSCRKQNAIAALEIRVVK, from the exons ATGAGTCAATATGTTGAAACACTGGAATTCTATATCGGGGGGCTCCCTTTAGTATCAAACAC TCTATCATTGTCCCAAGAGGTTCAGTTTAATTATGCTTCTCAACATGAACCTTTAGAAAAGAAGAACAATAATGAGAATATTGAACCTATTGATCTTGTACATGTGAAGCTTGGTCAATATTATGAACTACTGGTCACATCTTATGCAG GGTTGTATCGATATAAAGTTGGAGATGTTCTTAAGGTAACAGGGTTCCACAACAATACACCTCAATTCCAATTTGTAGGAAGGCAGACCTG TTACACTGATACATGTTCAATTCCTGGTCACTATGTCTTATTTTGGGAGCTCAAGGCAAAACAAGGCAACGATAGCATAGAGCTAGATCAAAAGATAATGGAAGAATGTTGCTATAGAATGGAAGAAgcattgtattatatatatagaaGCTGCAGGAAGCAAAATGCAATTGCAGCTTTGGAGATTAGGGTGGTAAAATAA